One window of the Colletotrichum destructivum chromosome 4, complete sequence genome contains the following:
- a CDS encoding Putative AAA+ ATPase domain, ATPase, AAA-type, core, Clp ATPase: MTRSDRPPCIWIDFGTTTLSRHPITSGHRTTHHHYHHRRFPDPRQTAHFGCGRVRFDIHFMLWSLRRPPFTMALPSRPQAYTCARCLVLASARRTFSVSSFARIPPRQTQDFNSGFTSSYDPASDAGRGPMFNKNSFGVPQFYPRDLKKRVDDYVVGQDRAKKTICSTIFNHYQGLRRRRHQDQEEKVQREKAERQRYARDRDILERREIHPAQDEFPGHAESAQHLDEGYSSSTGFDGSYLSEEPATPPQVKIDKSNLLLIGPTGVGKTYILETLSKKLNVPFTISDCNSFTQAGYIGQDVEACVERLLIESNYDIKATEHGIIVLDEFDKLAKRESMNGRDVGGEGVQQALLKLVEGSKVTINVKDNRSSRSTPPITTNYTSSSSTSAPQSTPPQGKVDQYTIDTTNILFVFCGAFVGLDKVVVRRVSKPSMGFGSELRGKQSLSGNHHDLPRQLFSHLPHVDPEAPATTYTPLDLTTPVDLQAFGFIPELIGRVHNICALSPLSLSDLYRILTEPRNSLVAQYTALFETYPSRLHFTKKALFSIAERAAKAETGARGLKMEMERVLAEPIFDAPMPYVLITEGCVKGIEKAGYWGKDGRLELERKMADEDAEQSARIPDVTFEQYREAGQSGA; encoded by the exons ATGACAAGATCTGACAGACCTCCGTGCATTTGGATTGACTTTGGGACGA CCACACTCTCGCGGCATCCCATCACCTCCGGTCACCGGACTACCCATCATCATTACCACCACCGTCGCTTTCCAGATCCCAGACAGACGGCACACTTTGGCTGCGGACGAGTTCGTTTCGATATCCATTTCATGCTATGGTCTCTTCGTCGGCCACCCTTCACCATGGCCCTACCCTCTAGGCCCCAGGCCTACACCTGCGCTCGCTGCTTAGTGCTCGCAAGCGCCAGGCGCACCTTCTCCGTTTCCTCCTTCGCTCGAATCCCACCGAGACAAACACAAGACTTCAACTCTGGCTTCACGAGTAGCTATGATCCCGCTTCTGATGCTGGCCGAGGTCCCATGTTCAACAAGAACAGCTTCGGCGTCCCTCAGTTTTACCCTCGGGACCTGAAGAAGCGGGTCGATGACTATGTTGTCGGGCAGGACCgagcgaagaagacgatATGCTCCACAATCTTCAATCATTATCAGGGTctgcggaggaggaggcatcAGGATCAAGAGGAGAAGGTCCAGAGGGAGAAGGCTGAGAGACAGCGATATGCCCGGGACAGAGACATCCTCGAGAGACGTGAAATCCATCCTGCCCAAG ATGAGTTTCCTGGTCACGCTGAATCTGCACAGCACCTGGATGAGGGCTATAGTTCTTCCACCGGCTTTGACGGCTCTTACCTGTCCGAAGAACCCGCGACGCCTCCGCAGGTCAAGATTGACAAGAGTAACTTGCTACTCATCGGCCCTACCGGCGTCGGAAAGACGTACATCCTAGA AACTTTGAGCAAGAAGCTCAACGTGCCGTTCACGATATCCGATTGTAACTCCTTTACACAAGCCGGTTATATCGGGCAGGATGTGGAGGCATGCGTAGAGAGGCTGTTGATCGAGTCCAACTACGACATCAAAGCAACCGAACACGGCATCATCGTTCTGGATGAGTTCGACAAGCTGGCCAAGAGGGAAAGCATGAACGGCCGGGATGTTGGCGGAGAAGGTGTCCAGCAAGCCCTACtgaagctcgtcgagggtTCCAAGGTGACCATTAACGTCAAAGACAACCGGTCTTCGCGATCAACACCGCCCATCACTACCAACTACACgtcatcgagctcgacgtcggcccCGCAGTCCACTCCGCCGCAGGGGAAGGTCGACCAATACACCATCGATACCACGAACATCCTGTTCGTCTTCTGCGGCGCCTTTGTTGGTCTCGACAAAGTTGTCGTGCGGAGAGTTTCGAAGCCGTCGATGGGCTTTGGCTCAGAACTACGAGGCAAGCAGAGCCTTTCCGGCAACCATCACGATCTACCGCGTCAGTTGTTTTCGCATCTGCCGCATGTTGACCCGGAAGCGCCCGCAACAACGTACACCCCATTGGACTTGACAACGCCGGTCGATCTCCAAGCCTTCGGGTTCATCCCTGAGTTGATTGGCCGAGTGCACAACATCTGTGCTTTGAGCCCGTTGTCCCTGAGTGATCTCTACCGGATCCTGACAGAGCCACGAAACTCGCTAGTTGCGCAGTACACCGCATTGTTCGAAACCTACCCTTCCCGCTTGCATTTTACCAAGAAAGCATTGTTTTCCATTGCCGAACGAGCTGCCAAAGCCGAGACTGGAGCTCGCGGCCTTAAGATGGAAATGGAACGTGTCCTCGCGGAGCCAATCTTTGACGCGCCTATGCCGTATGTCTTGATCACCGAGGGCTGCGTGAAAGGCATTGAGAAGGCCGGATACTGGGGCAAGGATGGCCGCTTGGAGTTGGAGCGAAAgatggcggacgaggacgctgAGCAAAGCGCTCGCATCCCCGACGTCACCTTTGAGCAGTACCGAGAGGCCGGCCAGAGCGGCGCTTGA
- a CDS encoding Putative ATPase, F1/V1/A1 complex, alpha/beta subunit, nucleotide-binding domain, AAA+ ATPase, producing MFKSGISSFARAARPSFAATASRRAIRPSTFRLPASSRFASTAGVGDGKIYQVIGAVVDVKFDTAKLPAILNALETTNNDQKLVLEVAQHLGENVVRCIAMDGTEGLVRGRAATDTGAPITIPVGPETLGRIINVTGDPIDERGPIKTEKRLPIHTEPPAFIDQSTTAEVLVTGIKVVDLLAPYARGGKIGLFGGAGVGKTVFIQELINNIAKAHGGYSVFTGVGERTREGNDLYHEMQETSVIQLDGESKVALVFGQMNEPPGARARVALTGLTIAEYFRDVEGQDVLLFIDNIFRFTQAGSEVSALLGRIPSAVGYQPTLAIDMGGMQERITTTKKGSITSVQAVYVPADDLTDPAPATTFAHLDATTVLSRGISELGIYPAVDPLDSKSRMLDPRIVGQDHYDTATRVQQILQEYKSLQDIIAILGMDELSEADKLTVERARKIQRFLSQPFTVAQVFTGIEGKLVDLKETINSFKAILSGEGDNLPEGAFYMVGDFASAKEKGEKILADLEKN from the exons ATGTTCAAGAG CGGCATTTCCTCCTTCGCCCGGGCGGCTCGCCCTTCCTTCGCGGCGACCGCTTCCCGTCGCGCCATCAGACCTTCTACCTTCAGACTCCCTGCCTCCAGCAGATTCGCCAGCACTGCCGGTGTCGGTGATGGAAAGATCTACCAG GTCAttggtgccgtcgtcgacg TCAAGTTCGACACCGCCAAGCTCCCTGCCATTCTGAACGCCCTCGAGACGACAAACAACGACCAGAAGCTGGTTCTTGAGGTCGCG CAACACTTGGGTGAGAATGTCGTCCGCTGCATTGCCATGGACG GTACCGAAGGTCTCGTCCGtggccgcgccgccaccgacacTGGTGCCCCCATCACCATCCCCGTCGGTCCCGAGACTCTGGGCCGTATCATCAACGTCACTGGTGACCCCATTGACGAGCGTGGCCCTATCAAGACCGAGAAGAGACTCCCCATTCACACCGAGCCCCCCGCGTTCATCGACCAgtccaccaccgccgaggTTCTGGTCACCGGTATCAAGGTCGTCGATCTGCTCGCCCCCTACGCTCGTGGTGGAAAGATTGGTCTCTTCGGTGGTGCCGGTGTCGGCAAGACCGTCTTCATTCAGGAGTTGATCAACAACATCGCCAAGGCCCACGGTGGTTACTCCGTCTTCACTGGTGTCGGTGAGCGTACCCGTGAGGGTAACGATCTGTACCACGAGATGCAGGAGACTTCCGTCATCCAGCTTGACGGCGAGTCCAAGGTCGCCTTGGTCTTCGGTCAGATGAACGAGCCCCCCGGTGCCCGTGCCCGTGTTGCTCTTACCGG CCTCACCATAGCAGAATATTTCAGAGACGTTGAGGGCCAGGATGTGTTGCTCTTCATCGACAACATTTTCCGTTTCACGCAGGCCGGTTCCGAGGTGTCCGCTCTTTTGGGCCGTATCCCGTCCGCCGTCGGTTACCAGCCCACCCTCGCCATCGACATGGGTGGTATGCAGGAGCGCATTACCACTACCAAGAAGGGATCCATTACTTCCGTCCAGGCCGTCTACGTCCCTGCTGACGATTTGACTGACCCTGCCCCCGCCACCACCTTCGCTCACTTGGACGCCACCACTGTCTTGTCCCGTGGTATCTCCGAGTTGGGTATCTACCCCGCCGTCGACCCCCTCGACTCCAAGTCTCGCATGCTGGACCCCCGTATTGTCGGCCAGGACCACTACGATACTGCCACCCGCGTCCAGCAGATTCTTCAGGAGTACAAGTCTCTCCAGGACATCATTGCCATTCTGGGTATGGACGAACTTTCCGAGGCTGACAAGCTCACCGTCGAGCGTGCCCGTAAGATCCAGCGTTTCCTGTCCCAGCCCTTCACGGTTGCCCAGGTTTTCACTGGTATCGAGGGTAAGCTCGTTGACCTGAAGGAGACGATCAACTCCTTCAAGGCCATCCTGAGCGGTGAGGGTGACAACCTTCCCGAGGGTGCCTTCTACATGGTTGGTGActtcgcctcggccaaggagaagggtgAGAAGATTCTTGCGGATCTGGAGAAGAACTAA